One Arachis hypogaea cultivar Tifrunner chromosome 2, arahy.Tifrunner.gnm2.J5K5, whole genome shotgun sequence genomic window, ACACGACCGTCTGTCTTTGCATGGTTTGTTCTTTTTAACATTGATTACTTCTCAATTTTCGGTTCTGTCCTTCCATGATTTCTTATTTTTAACAATGCTGACTTTTCATTTTTTGGTTCGTGGTGGCTAGTTACGTGAATGCTTTAAGGAACGTAAGAAGATGCCCTGACCAGAATTTCGTCTTAAACCTATTCCCAACAGATGTAAGTTTATGTCAGATGCCACAAACGTTATTTCTTTTTACGTTTTTGTATCTAATTTTTTTCAACATCTGTTTAACATGTAATTTTGTTTCTATGACTATAGGAAGATGTACGGTTTCTACAGCACATTGTATGAAACTTTTCGTTCTTTACAACCAGTGATCTCCACTTCATAGACAGACAAGACAATTGTCTCCATATCCACCCAAAGAGAGACGGTGATAAGTACTGGATCAAAGCATCAGACATAGGGAGGATAAGATCTCTCTATCGACCAACTCCATGGCTTATTCTAGAACTCAGTTATGTAGGTTGGGGTATCTTCTACATGCTTGCATGGGACAATACTCATTCAGAAGAAAAGCCCAGAGCCGTTGATGAGATATATGCCTCCAACGTATTACCGGGCCAAAGCAAATAGTGGCTGGCGGACAGATGCAAGGTACACTTCAACAAGGATGCACAGCTGGCTGCGTTTGAGACCGAAAGGTTATTACGCCGACAGCATCGGAGGCAACATGGTTCACCACCGCGTTCTCACGAGTTAAGGTAACAATAACTTGTTTACTTAGGAAAGTAAATTTATAGCCTTTTTATATTCATTGATGTATAATAAATTTTCCAAAATTATTGCAGGTTCAACCTCCTTCAACAGGGAGGAGGTGCAGTGGCAGGACCTAGTAGGAGGGCAGTCGCAGGACCTAGTAAGAGGTATCGAAGAAATTCGCCGTCTGACTCTTCCGACTCGTCTGTGAACCAGAGAACACCATCATCGTAGGACAGAACATGACAAATTTATTTGTTTAAGGTTTTATGGTGAACTAATGTTTTGTAATAGTGTTTCGGTACCCATGTCTATATGTACATATTTACTTTTGTGGACATCTTCGATTAGTATTCTGTCTAATAGCTTTGATTTTTTGAATGTAAATTATCATGTTGAAAATCGTTATTTTGTTAATGTATATAACACATTATCTATTGGTTTATTTTTATCAACTCTCACACAAGTCTACCATcagaagaatttttttattccaGTCATTATTTATAAGAAAATTTGGTAACAAATGCTTTTTCATGTGGAAGACTTGACTGTTGTTTTCCTGTGGCTACATGAATGAGGGTGTGGCAGTGGTAATATCCTAATTAGGTATTAGAAATACTTTATGTAGAATCTACGAAAATGATTAAATTGGGAGTAACATGGTTTTCTTTAGGATGAGGGGTTGTAATGGTGTGATAAGGCCAATAATATTGAAATCAAGTAAACGGATGAGTGACTATATTAGCAAAATAAAACTTAGCAAGATAAGGTAAATACACATGCAGGACACATGGGAAAATTGGTGGTTGCTTCTAATTtcaaactaaataaacaaaatatcaAAGATAAGCTTATTGGAGTATATTGGAATTCCAACGGAATTTATTTACTAGGATAGGCAAAAACTTTGGTAGACGAGACAAATTTAATGGTACACAACACCTAGTTCAAACTGGTTACGATAACACCGGTAAACACAATATTCTGCCACATCAATTCTCGTTGGATGCAACATCTCACACAATTAATAAGTTAGAGAAATTTAGGTTCATTACTTAAAAGCAAACAAGAGACTTCAACCATACAAAAACTACAGTATAAACCCAACCGAAAACCAAGACTACGAAACGCGCGTCTAGAAAAATGACTAAATTCTAACTTCCCTTGCCGATTATTCCGGATGAACTGCTACAAGAAATCTTCCTGCGAAGTAGTGCCAAAGCTGTAGGGAGATGTATGTGCTTGAATAAATTCTGGCACCGACGGCTACGCCAACTAGAGACATGCATACAACACATGCGAAGGCAGAAAGTGTTAGATCAACATGTCTTGTTTCATGTTGGATACTCACTACTGTTAATGGGTTCAGATTCACTATATATACTGAATGCTGCTTCCGGAGAAGAAGTTCATGTTCAGCAACCTTTTGGAGTTGGCATCCATGGGTGGTTTCGTATTGTGGGAGTGTCAAACGGGAACATATGTTTCAAGTTCTCCTGTGAACAAGATGACACAAGACTTTTGGTATGGAATCCAACAACACAATGCTCTAGAGAAATTTTCGACCCCCACAGGGACCACGGTAGATCATATTTTCCAATATATGGTTTCGGTCATGTACCAAACTCAGATGCATACACAATCATACATATGTGCAAAAGGGACATAGCTGATGCCTATGTTTTTTTCTCTAGATATTGTTCAAGGCGTTCTACATGGTTTTACTGTGTTGATTGTCTCCCTGATGTAGAAAAAATTGACCCTAACTCTATTTTTAATAATGGTCATGTGTATTGGATAACTAGTACAGGAGATAGTTATGCTACACCCAAGTCTATTTTATATTACAGTGTTGAAGATGAATCATTTAGCGAGGTGTCTATTTCAGTAGGTACAATATATACCATTCACAATTTACTAACCCACAAGGAAAAAGTTTCACTCCTCGCTCATACACACAATGAATTTGGTTATGTCGCAGCAATTTGGCACTTGAATGAAGACCCCGGTGGAAACAGAATATTAGAGCAATACTGCAGGTTTGTGAGTCAAAGCATCAGAGAAAATCCAATACTATTCGTGGATGATAACCTACTTTTGTTGGTGAACAATTCAAAGGAAAGAGAGTTACTCGTCAATTACAGGTACAGAGAGCTTGTGTTGACAGAATATGACATCGAACATGGCACTAGAAATCTATTGGTGAGGAGAGCATGGCGATACCCAGAAATGCCACACCCGATCACAGTAAGGTCTACACTCAAGTATTTTGCAGGGATGTTTCCTGTCTAGAAATAATTGACATTTAAATCTACTCCGACTACATGTATTGTGGAACTTGGTTGAACCTCTATGTTTAGTATTCCAGTTGatgttaattatgttttttttgttaatgAAATTCCCAGTTAGCTGTTATGACATTAGTTAATTCCAAGTGTTTTTTCTTTCAGTTTTTCTTTACTAGTGTTTGTTTTACATTGGTTTAAAAGAGCCAAAATTAAGAGAAATGGTTGCATAACAACTTCAATCTATCTAATTCGATGGGTCATGTAGTGTTCCTCATGTATAGGAGATTTATAATGTTGTTATTCTGTTTCTAACCATCCTAGTATAGGGATTATGTAAGAAATATCAGTTAACCTACTAACATTTTACGCGAATATTCAATCAAGAAATGCTATTCCAAAAAAATATTGAGCAAAGTAAGGGTAGACAGACACATGAATGGAATAAATAGTTACCTGGAAAAACTTGGTTTGGCTTAAAATTTCAGAGAGAGTTGGGCTTAACCGGTTTTCAAGCCAGTTGCTGCATTAATCCTCAGCTGAATTATCTACTAATTATTTTTGTAGCTGGCCCAAATTGATAGATAGCCCACTTTACTTTTAGATAGACTTGaactactaaaaaataaatattttttcaggTTAGTTGACCGAGCCCAATCCCAAGTATGTCAGAAAGACTAAATATTCAGTTAATTAAAGTAACTAACACTGGGGAAAAAAAATATCGATGACCTTTGATCGTATACTATGTTACACCTTAATACCTAACCAGAACTCAACCGGGATAATCGTGAATCGAGACAAAATTTGACCTATAATTCAACCAAAGTTTTCCTATGTAACACGATTCCACCAAAAAAGACGACATATAAACGGGCAATAATGAAACTACTTGAAATAAGTTAGAAGACAAACTTACATGATGGCCCTGGGTTTTAGGAGCATAATTGTATACACCACTGCTTTGTTGGAAAATGGCAGAACCTAACCCAGTGCATGGTAAGACCTGCAATAAGCCATACACTCATTGAATATTActatataagaagaaaaatagagcAAACCAGTACATGGTAAGACCTGCAATAAGCCATTAGCACTCCAAAACAAACTCCAGGTTGTGCACTCTACCTCCATGGCCACGTCTCTGAAATGATCAACCCATTAGCACTCGTTCATTTACTTTGGCTTATAAAGTAATAGTAATTCAATAAAGTGCATGAAGGGGTGAATAAAGTCAAACAAATTGAGCAAACAAAGGATTCAGCAATAATGAGAAATTAtggtttttttaaaaaagtcaGATCTTTCGATTGGAGTATTATACATCATGTGCAAGGGTATAAAGATGATGATCTACAACTTCAATACCTGATGAGCTGAAGCCTTTGAAATCCATTATGTTAACAGACAAGCTAGCTTATTTAAAGCATCATAGATGGTCTCCTTTGCTGAACAATTGATATGTATTAGAATAAAGCAGTGGCCATTCATCATGATCAAATAAACTACAAGTGTTAAGATTTATTTAGGTTCAAGGGATTAGGAATTTGGAAACCTATGCAGGAAATTTTctgaaagaaaagcaattaaactGGACTAACAAGTTGCAATTCACCAAATTTCCAAAGCCTAACATAACATTCTAGTTGACTTTCAGCTTCTTCATTCTCTCATTTGTTAAAATTTATGCTGCACACTAGtatataagaagaaaaacaaatcttgtcaATTATCTATTGTGGTGGCTGCATGATTTGTCATGGAAGTCACCAAATCATCGGTCTATATTGTCGTGCCCTTCTCCTTCCTACTCTTACAGAATTGCCGAAGATTGAGTTATAACATGACTGCAATCTTAAGCATTCGTGTCACTAATAAAAAGGTTGTTATTTTCTGGTATTCAGGCTGACTTACTACAACATATTAGCCTTCATATGCTACTAAAATTAGTAGGGAACTTTGATAACTAAGTCACAAAAATATATACCATAAAACATATACGTATCTATAGGTAAAACATAATCAAATTCCAACCATGTTGCCCATATCAAATAAACGACATCGAAAATTTTTGCTTTAAAAGCTTCAAGCAATTGTGTGTTTACATTCTAGCAGAAAAATTCTGAAAGAAGGAAATTATTCTTAAGTTTCTCAACCTAATAGAGGTGCTTCAGGTTCCGGTTTTGATCTAATGGTTAGACTTTGTTGATGAAGCCTTCTCTCCTGCAGCTGCTTCTCTAGTCTTCTTCCTCAACTCTGCTTGTATACTTTTCTTGTTCAGCAGCTTCTCTAGGTTTACTATTTTTTCCTCTACATGTGCTATCAGGTTATCCATTCCCAAATGTTCTTCAACATAATTCTGCTTCCCATCACCCGATCCCCTTGTAGCCTCCCCCTCTCTGACCCTTACAATGTGGTCATCAACCCCCAGAAAAAGAATTTGCAATATGCTTCTGTCACCTAAATCAAATAGAACACAATGAATGTATGGTTGTACAAAACACTCCAATTCAATGTAATCCACATATGTGACTGTAATTAATCCCTAAAGGCTAAATCTTAAAAATCCTTTCAAATTTTAAAGCaatttttttatatcatatcAGGTTCCATGTCAATTCATGCCTCaatcattcttcaaaattaaccagcaccaatattaaattatatacaatatCAATCCAATTTAACAGCAAATCGCttacaaaatcaaatcattttcataacCAATAGGCATGCCATTCCAAACAATTCAAAATCACATCCACAACAACTTGAGCTAGGAAAAATAACCAAAATCTATATTCTAAGCCTCCattccaaaaattcaaaatttacccAAATTTAGCATAAACTTAGTGATCATACATGAAGAATTGCGTACTTACCTTTAACAACGGGCATCCAAAAAATAGCCTATTCGGGTTGGTGTCTGTCTTAGACATGTAACAGATGGCATATTTTTCGCAGAAGCATTTTGGGGCCACACCATCTTTTACATCCCCAGATTGCAGCGAAATTGAACTTGCATATCCAGCTATCAGTTCCTGTTGTTTGCTGGCTTCGACTATGCCTCGTCTCGTGTTTGAGGAGCATGCATCACTAGCCATCAATCTGATTAATATTAAACACCACCATAAAAAACTATTATCAACTATTGCATTCAAAATTAAAACAATCTACTTCGATCAACGGTTATTAAAGAAAGTGAATAATAGAAAAAATCATGCAAATTTGGTTGTGAAAATCGACAACTGAAACAAACGAATTAGCTAGAGGAAGAAACAGTAGGCCTTACAATGGTTTTTCGATAGGGTTTTCCTCGTGGGTCACCGGAACCGTTTCCGCCTAGGGGATGAGTTACGTTCTTCAACGGTTTCATAAATACTTCACTCTGCCTTTGAGTCACAAAAAAGGAAACCCGCGTAACCTTAGACGAAGAAGCAGTAGGCAGGGTCTTCGATGGGGTTCAGAAAAGTCGGTTCACTAACGATGAGTCATCGAAAAAATcagaagaatgaggtagaaaaAGAGGCTGTGGACATTAAAGCGGTTTTTGGGGGAAGGTTTTGCGAGTGGGTCGCCGGAAAAATCAAACGCTTCACCTACAGGACCTCTGGAGGAGCAGTGAGGTAGAAGAGGAATCTGTGGACATTATACAGGGGTATTATGGGAAGGTTTTTCGAGTGGATCGCCAGAAAAATCACACCCATCACCTATAGGAAGGGTAGAGAAGAAGGAGTAGTGGACACAAGGGTAGAAAAAGCagtgaggttgaagaagaagcagttccTTCGAACTGTATTttgagaggtagaagaagaagaagctgttgACATTGaaatggtatttggggaaggttTTGATTTGTATGGTATTTGGGGAGGGATTTGTAAAATCAATTATTTGTATATTGTACCCATTTATGTTACAATATAAATACTTAGTGTGGTATAATGTAAATACTATAAAATACAATGTAGTGTGAAAAGTATTTAATGAATCAATTAATGaaactttgaaaatttttttgatcaaTGGCTAAGATGATGACACATGTGCAAGGATAACTTACCCACAAAATTGCCATGGGTCACCAACTTTAATATAGACCCCACATATACTTTTGTATTGTCCGTCCATTTTCTTTCTTGATCCAAACaatgaaaaactaaatttttcatccatttttttctccttcattttcttttcttccaaatTCTTCTACGCCAAACAATGTTTAAGTTTTCTTCTCAACTTTGGAGAAAAAACTTCAATATGGACCCCACATGTACTTTTGTATTTTTCAtccgtttttttttcttaatccaaacaatgaaaaattaatttttccatcaattttcttctcctttattttctttccttccaaaTTCTTCTATACCAAACAATGTGTTAGATTGAGGTGAAAAAATAGGTAAAATTACAAATTTGCTATTATAAtattagtatattataatttataaagagTGTTAATATAATTTCACTTGAATATAATTTTcactcttcttattttttttccatttaaacaaaagaaagatttctttctgctttctttccttccattttctcttcatccaaacaatacaaaaaaaaattaacttttctttttattttcttttctcttattttttttccatccattttctttcctctcattttcCATCTTCCATCCAAACAAAATGTTACTTTTTCTAATGCCACCACATacctcatcatatatatatatatatatatatatatatatatatatatatatatatatatatatatatatatatatatatatatatatatataatggtagaAAATTATATGAATTGACAAATTCTTTTCATAAGAAGGAAAAAGCTTTAGTTAATACAGTTAATATGCactcatattttttttatgtttttaaaaaataatatgtatttaaatattttattcttttaagtattagaaaaataagtaaaaagaTAATTTAGTACCTTCAATTTTTACTCTTTCCCAAGTGTTATGTCTCTTTAAAATAAGTGTACACAGTATGTAGGCAGAAAACGACTGTTATTCCAACTAATATGGTACGAACATAAGGAGGTAACAAAATTAGTAAAATAGCTAGAAACAGAGAGAAatcaaattctaaattataacaCACTTGAAAAGTATCATATACGTGAAAAACTAGGCCATGAGTTATTCTAGCATAGGTAGCAGTAACAGCACAAGAAACATATCAGAAGACACGCAATGTTATTGCAAGTTCATCAAATTGTATTTCAAATTGGCCTATATTAACATAGAAAATAGTCTCATAAATGAATTAGGCAACAGTTGCAGTTTCTGAAGCCTTGTTTTCAGGCTCAGCTGAGGCAATGGCAGAAGTTTCAGAAGGCTTGATTTCAACTTCAGTTGAAGCAGCAGCAGTTGCATTTTCTGAAAGCTTGTTTTCTGGCTGGGTGGGCAATGCCGGCGCTTCATTCTCCCAGAAGGCTGTCTTCTTCCCAGTTTTGGCGACAGTCTGCAGAACTGCCTCTGGTTCTACATTTCCTTTCACTGTCACCTTCTGTTCCTTCAAATTTATGTCAAATGATTCAACACCTGCAAATGTGACACAGTTATTTTGATCCAAAATAGCAACAATAATTGACGAAGTACATGTTTCCTTCCCTCATTTTGTTTAGAAAAATATCCTTATATATACTTCATTattaatgaaattttaaatttagatagAGGAAGCAGGCAAGAATTGAGGAGATAAGTAGAAATAGAAAATAAGCaatgcttttctttctttttttttttgaaaaatttgtagGGATTAGGGaccttcttttgaaaaaaaaaatgctgTATGTAGTAGAAAAGAGAGAATGTAACATTTTATCACTAATACACCAAATTTATCCTTACAATTTTTAAATCAGAGAATTCTAAATTTTgctattaaataaattaattaaactagcgttttaatatgtatatataaacaCTACAAAACATTATCTTAAACTACatgtatcttaataaaaataaattatattaaaatattgataaTCATTTCAAACTATTAACATTattaattttcttattaaaatatttagaatataaAGTTATTAGTGAATTTTATTCACCATCAGTTATTAGATAATTACATTACCTCTAGCCtaatattaaaatgaaaataatatccaataataatctattaattatttaaaaaaacatgTTTTATAATTCCTTCTATCCAAACATAAGTACGACCTTTAAtctaagtaattttttatttgttatatcTAAATACCTactcttgttttgaaaaaaaaaaatacttaaacaaGCCAAAGCCATATTAGTGGTGTTACTCAAACCAAGAGGCTTTGGAAACCATTCAAAATTGAATGAACAGGTTCACATATTTGTTCAAAATGACACAAGGGAGTGATGGAGTTGTGACTATGCATATACGTAAAATATGGCAAATATTACAAAGTAATATTCTCAGATAATCAATCCATAGTCCTACAAAGCTTTTTCATGATACGCAACACAAAATCATGACTAAAACGCGGACTTTTACATTAACATGCGAGTTTAACTGGAGGCGGAAACATCAAAACTGCAGCTTACAAACGAAGATGCAAGAAAATAGTGATCAACTAATGAAGGCTATCATATCAATGACACTACAAATAAGGGCATACAACACACAATTTGATTAGATTTTCCTAAGTCGcaaccattttttcaaaaaagcCACCGACGATGTCAAGAGTTTATTTCAGACAGTTAATCTCCCTATGAatttatatagaaatatataatggttaattttttgtatatatataatatttgttgATATTAAAATGAGTTAAATTACATAATACATATGTTTTTGAAAACACTTAAACTCTGaaatatattcaaaataaaaaaattttaagtgaaTTAGAGTGTGGAGTGAAACATACCTTCCATTTTCCCTAAAACCCTATTCACCGCCCCAACACAACCTTGGCACGACATTCCAACTTTGAGGACAACGGTCTGCAATCATAATGAAAAAAGTTTATGAACAAATAATAGATAAAAGGGTAAGTGCTTATTTGACTCTCATTAAAAGTTTGTttgggtaatttttttttaaaaaaaggattttttatgttatttttaaaaaaaaattataaaagaataaaaataattttatgtttaaatatttttatttttttttactaaaaatttaccagatattttaaaaaataaaaaaaaattattgataaaaaaatctttttctattaACTTAATGAGATTCAAACAAATATGAAGTTgatagaaaaaagatttttttttcaataaattttttttagccatttttaataataaaaattaaaatactacaaaaattagaaaaaaaatcttttttaaaaagttacaatttacattccttttcatttatttttaaaaagatatttttacataataaataaataaaaaatactttatattattatactcaacataattgacaaataaaaaaatttacataaaatattcaaacataaaattaattttactttttatttctccataaaattattaaaaaaactaaaaaaaaaaaatttgctgaAAACTCACCAAACAAGCCCTAACAATCATCTTAAAATAGCATCCACACATGAGAGAAACACATTCATACTTTGAATTTAAGAAGCACTTGTATAAATTCAGAAAGTGAAACAAACAGAAGACccaaaagaagagaacaaagcaGAGCATCAGACAGATGAACGATAAAAGAGTAGTCTTTTTCACCATTGATGTTGCATTCGGATTACTCTGCCAACCGTCATGCATCCAACATAGATAACAATAAGACAAAAATCTAAGTACTAGTTCAAAAGCATTTCCTTCAAACTAAGGCTACCAATTTAAAGAAATCAGAGCAAAAGTAAGTTTGATGCAAAAAGAATAGCAAaaacattttaaatatatttttttccctTCCTATGAAGTGTATATTTGTAAGATCTTTTTCTTTTGAGATATTGTTGAAATATTTGCTCCATGATTTTTGAAGGTTTAACCCTTATTCTCAATTATAGGGAAAAAATATGCTGATTTCGTCACAAGCGCGTTGTAACTCATTTTGAATATCATCCAAGGACAAAAATGTATATATACAAGAACAGTGGTTATTAAATAAGTAATTTTCAATCCTTAAAAAAGCTAGAGGAATACCAGAAACAGGTTAATAAAAGCAGCCAGCAATGCTATGTTCCTTGTTTCTCAACTCAAAAACTCTCGAGTGGAGCATAAACATAAAAAGAGAATGACAGAGtcaagataaaaagcaagaacaTGCAGGAGAGAACAAATCACGAGGAAAAGGAGCGAGACAACTCAAGACCAAACATAGAGGggagaagaaagaaattaaaCATGTTCATACCTGGGAAGACATGGTTAGGGGTATTGAACTGAAATAGCccaacaaagaagaaagaagacgAGTACACAGCTGGAATGGGATGGCTGTGGTTATGGCGGTGGTGTGATTTATATAGTAGCAATGGCAATGAGGTATTACTGAGCGATGAGGGAAAACTCACAAGTATTCCCACAACAGAATTGTATTTGGTGGGCCAACTCTAACCACTGAAGAAGGTAACGTCTTTTTTGGTGGCAAACTTTTGAGAAGATAATTGTGTTCTGCTGACAAAACTTGTAACTTAGGGACGGACGTATACGCAAATGAAACCACATgatagtttaaaaataattaatagtttaattttgatgaactCATAAAATGTTTATATAATActttaattatattcattttttaataacTATTTATTCACTCAATGTAAAATAGAATTATGTTTGTTGATGTACTATTATTTGATTCGATACAtgtgtaaaaatattttatattgacagttttgatcaaaattaaattcaataaataatatatataaatttatctaaaaatagtTAAGATGATCAATAATAATTATATGAAGTTAAATATCATAGTCATGCTGGCATATTAACGACATTGATAATTAAATCTTAGAATATTAAACATACATAAAAGTTTCTGTCACGGTTAGTGATATATAGATGTATATTTCTTAACAAAATGGATTGGCTATACAGTTCAGcctgtttaattttctatttttatttattttattttattatattttattatattttatttcttttaaagaaaaagacattttatttcaaaaatagttATGCATGTGATAATGCGAAGTGGGCTCATCATTCAATATTCATCAAGCGTATGCTCAGTCCACTTCTTGCCGAATTTATTCCTTGAATATGAAGCACAATTATGTAGTACAACAAATCACAGAGAGTACAATATGGTATTGTTGTACTTCTCTATTCAGGTTAATCGATTGAAATGCAGTACAAACCACAAAGTACAAGTCTCCTCAACTAATAATATTCACCTTCATTCTCTACTAAGGTGTGCCCGCCTATAATAAATACCAAATTAAACTAATATTAGTATATCACAAATGGCtataattatttaatgatgacgataattataaatttttataatatttaaaattaattaaaattaaaataatatttttttattatttgattactttttaaatataatataattaaaattttaaattaaaaaatatgatctCAATTTAAACTTTCAGTATATATTCAAACAGGTTCTTAAAAAACTTTGTATTAGATATTTTTgttcataaaaaattttattacattaACATTTTTGAATTTGACAAAAATTAAGACATGTAAATTCCTACTTTAGTTAGATCTGTTGTGTTTATTTAGATAAATAAGTCCCAAAAGTATAATGCAAGGACCTGTATATCTtacttttataaaattcaaaaacctcaatgtaataaaatttttataaaaacaaaaatattcgataaattttttttaaagacttatttaaatatatactcttaaacttttattttttataattgtcaaAGTTCTATAACTACAATAACAATTGTAATTACAACCAAAATATTATTTGCCTCTTACCTGAACTTCCTTTATAAATAacgataaagtatttttttattcttgaatatACATGCA contains:
- the LOC112743732 gene encoding copper transport protein ATX1, translating into MSSQTVVLKVGMSCQGCVGAVNRVLGKMEGVESFDINLKEQKVTVKGNVEPEAVLQTVAKTGKKTAFWENEAPALPTQPENKLSENATAAASTEVEIKPSETSAIASAEPENKASETATVA